One genomic region from Gloeocapsa sp. DLM2.Bin57 encodes:
- the msrP gene encoding protein-methionine-sulfoxide reductase catalytic subunit MsrP, with amino-acid sequence MTFIHIPKPWQSKENQATSQEVYFNRRRFLKAALGTGIIASIAPLTGCQKSLSETTLEKTLALPTIPGVTPNPNWQNVDRPMTKEILAGQYNNFYEFGSNKKIWLNAQNLPTDNWRVEVTGLVKYPQTYDLDDLKTKFPLEERIYRFRCVEAWSMVLPWVGFPMAALIKAVEPDYRAKFVRFTSFYDPEITTGPAFHLGSLPWPYQESLRIEEMANELAFFAVGIYGHDLPKQHGAPIRMVIPWKYGFKGAKSIVKIEFVETQPATYWHTLVPNEYDFEANVNPTKPHPRWSQATERFISNGPGLTWEVKETLPYNGYGEYVSLLY; translated from the coding sequence ATGACTTTTATTCACATCCCCAAACCATGGCAAAGTAAAGAAAATCAGGCAACCTCTCAGGAGGTTTACTTTAATCGTCGTCGTTTCCTGAAAGCAGCTTTAGGAACAGGTATTATCGCTAGTATCGCCCCTTTAACAGGTTGCCAGAAATCCCTCTCGGAAACTACCTTAGAAAAAACCCTAGCATTACCTACTATACCAGGAGTAACCCCTAACCCTAACTGGCAAAACGTAGATAGACCAATGACTAAAGAGATATTAGCTGGTCAATATAATAACTTCTACGAATTTGGTAGTAATAAAAAAATCTGGTTAAACGCCCAAAATTTACCTACTGACAATTGGCGAGTAGAAGTAACAGGATTAGTTAAATATCCCCAAACCTATGATTTAGATGACCTGAAAACCAAATTTCCCCTAGAAGAGAGAATCTATCGTTTTCGTTGTGTGGAAGCTTGGTCGATGGTTTTACCCTGGGTTGGCTTTCCTATGGCAGCCTTAATTAAAGCAGTTGAACCCGATTATAGGGCAAAATTTGTCAGGTTTACCTCTTTTTATGATCCTGAAATTACCACAGGTCCTGCTTTTCATCTGGGATCATTACCATGGCCCTATCAAGAGAGTTTACGTATTGAGGAGATGGCTAATGAATTAGCTTTTTTCGCAGTAGGTATCTATGGTCATGATTTACCCAAACAACATGGGGCGCCCATACGTATGGTTATTCCCTGGAAATACGGTTTTAAAGGGGCTAAATCCATCGTTAAAATTGAATTTGTCGAGACTCAACCAGCTACTTATTGGCATACCTTAGTTCCTAATGAGTACGATTTTGAGGCTAATGTTAATCCCACTAAACCTCATCCTCGTTGGTCTCAAGCTACGGAACGCTTTATCAGTAATGGTCCTGGTTTAACTTGGGAGGTTAAGGAAACTCTACCCTATAATGGTTATGGGGAGTATGTATCTTTATTGTATTAA
- the htpG gene encoding molecular chaperone HtpG — MTVLEKGNITIHTENIFPIIKKSLYTDHEIFLRELISNSVDAIAKLKMVAYSGEISRELAEPLIEINIDTENKTLSVSDTGIGMTAEEIKRYINQVAFSSAEEFISKYQKDANDLIGHFGLGFYSSFMVAKKVEIDTLSSKDGAEAVHWSCDGSPEFELTPSERTTPGTTITLTLLDDELEYLEKARIQQLIKTYCDFMSVPIKLDGEVINKQRSPWKESAQNLTEEDYLEFYRYLYPFTEDPILWVHLNTDYPFLLNGILYFPKLRGDIDITKGHIKLFSNQVFVSDHCEEIIPEFLMPLRGVIDSPDIPLNVSRSSLTNHRTVRRIADFIAKKIGDRLNSLYKENYQVYTQGWQDLGTFVKYGSLKDEKFKKQVEDIIIYRTTYQPEDSQDSDNYTTLKAYLERNQSKHENRVFYCTDPDTQSTYVELYKKQGIEVLFLDTFIDANYFIPFLEQEYQDVKFSRVDSELDKTLLQTDEETELVDPTSNKTRSEVIKELFEKALNKPRVNVKTQSLKSDDPDSTPPAMILLPEAMRRLQEMTALMQQKNMTFPEDHVLVINTTHPLIDNIYQMSKGMIVQETGTSNTQELVDLMCQHVYDLALMAQKAFDAEAIKGFLERSNQVLTRLSK; from the coding sequence ATGACTGTATTAGAAAAAGGTAACATCACGATTCACACAGAGAATATCTTCCCGATTATCAAAAAATCACTCTACACAGATCACGAAATATTTTTACGGGAATTAATCTCTAATAGCGTCGATGCGATCGCTAAATTAAAGATGGTAGCTTACTCAGGAGAGATTAGCAGAGAATTAGCCGAACCCTTAATAGAAATTAATATTGACACAGAAAATAAAACCCTCTCAGTCAGTGATACCGGAATTGGTATGACAGCTGAAGAAATAAAAAGATATATCAATCAAGTAGCTTTTTCTAGCGCGGAAGAATTCATCAGTAAATATCAAAAAGACGCCAATGATTTAATAGGTCATTTTGGTTTAGGCTTCTATTCTAGCTTCATGGTAGCCAAAAAAGTAGAAATCGATACCTTATCCTCTAAAGATGGCGCAGAAGCTGTACACTGGTCTTGTGATGGTTCACCAGAATTTGAATTAACCCCTTCAGAACGTACAACACCAGGAACAACCATTACACTGACTCTCCTAGATGATGAACTAGAATATCTCGAAAAAGCCCGCATTCAACAATTAATTAAAACCTATTGTGACTTTATGTCAGTTCCCATCAAACTAGATGGAGAAGTAATTAATAAACAGCGATCGCCCTGGAAAGAATCAGCCCAAAACCTGACAGAAGAGGATTATCTAGAATTTTATCGTTATTTGTACCCCTTTACCGAAGATCCGATTTTATGGGTACATCTCAACACAGATTATCCCTTTTTACTTAACGGTATTCTCTATTTTCCTAAACTACGAGGAGATATAGACATTACCAAAGGACACATTAAACTGTTCTCTAATCAAGTCTTCGTCAGTGACCATTGTGAAGAGATTATACCAGAATTTTTAATGCCCCTACGTGGTGTGATCGATAGTCCTGATATTCCTTTAAACGTTTCGAGAAGTTCTCTAACTAACCATCGTACCGTCAGACGTATCGCTGACTTTATCGCCAAAAAAATAGGCGATCGCCTCAACAGTCTCTATAAAGAAAACTATCAGGTTTATACTCAAGGTTGGCAAGACTTAGGAACATTCGTCAAATACGGTTCACTCAAAGACGAAAAATTCAAAAAACAAGTAGAAGATATCATCATCTACCGTACCACCTATCAACCAGAAGATAGTCAAGATAGCGATAACTATACCACACTGAAAGCTTATTTAGAGCGCAACCAAAGCAAACACGAAAACCGCGTTTTTTATTGTACAGATCCAGATACCCAGAGTACTTATGTAGAATTGTACAAAAAACAGGGAATAGAAGTATTATTCCTCGATACCTTTATCGATGCTAACTACTTTATCCCCTTCCTCGAACAAGAGTATCAAGACGTGAAATTCTCTCGGGTAGATTCTGAATTAGATAAAACCCTCTTACAAACAGATGAAGAGACAGAATTAGTTGATCCTACCAGTAATAAAACTCGTTCGGAAGTCATTAAAGAACTCTTTGAGAAAGCACTCAATAAACCCCGAGTTAACGTCAAAACTCAATCACTCAAATCTGATGACCCAGATTCTACCCCACCTGCGATGATTTTGCTACCTGAAGCGATGCGACGTCTGCAAGAAATGACTGCGTTAATGCAGCAAAAAAACATGACTTTTCCCGAAGATCATGTATTAGTGATTAACACTACTCACCCTTTGATCGATAACATTTATCAAATGAGTAAAGGAATGATTGTTCAGGAAACAGGTACATCAAATACACAAGAGTTAGTAGATTTAATGTGCCAACACGTGTACGATTTAGCTTTAATGGCGCAAAAAGCCTTTGACGCAGAAGCTATTAAAGGATTCCTCGAACGTTCTAATCAAGTGTTAACACGATTAAGCAAATAG
- a CDS encoding methyltransferase domain-containing protein: protein MYIYYPLGAIALLITVGMVIYLITPRRYQSSATVANSYDEWTEDGILEFYWGEHIHLGYYGSPPQGKNFLQAKSDFVHAMVKWGGLDKLPRGTTVLDVGCGIGGSSRILAKDYGFAVTGITISPQQVKRAQELTPSEITAQFAVDDALNLSFGEGSFDVVWSIEAGPHMEDKAKFAQELMRVLKPGGILVVADWNQRCESKKPLNFWEKLVMRQLLDQWSHPAFASIEGFAELLSATGLVAGEVMTTDWTKETLPSWLDSIWQGIVRPKGLILFGFSGFLKSLREVPTILLMYLAFSTGLCRFGMFKAVRTTADCQELQEV, encoded by the coding sequence ATGTACATCTATTATCCCCTTGGAGCGATCGCCTTATTAATAACCGTGGGTATGGTGATATATTTAATCACCCCTCGTCGTTATCAATCTTCAGCAACAGTAGCCAACTCCTATGACGAATGGACAGAAGATGGTATTTTAGAATTTTATTGGGGAGAACATATCCATCTAGGTTATTACGGTTCACCTCCACAAGGCAAAAACTTTTTACAAGCTAAATCTGACTTTGTCCATGCCATGGTTAAATGGGGAGGATTAGATAAATTACCCCGAGGGACAACGGTTTTAGACGTAGGTTGTGGAATTGGCGGAAGTAGTCGTATCCTAGCTAAAGATTATGGTTTTGCAGTCACAGGTATAACTATAAGTCCTCAACAAGTCAAACGCGCACAAGAATTAACCCCTAGTGAAATTACGGCTCAATTTGCGGTAGATGACGCTTTAAACCTATCTTTTGGCGAGGGGAGTTTTGACGTAGTTTGGTCAATTGAAGCAGGACCACATATGGAAGATAAAGCTAAATTTGCGCAAGAATTAATGAGGGTTTTAAAACCAGGAGGAATCTTAGTAGTAGCTGACTGGAATCAAAGATGTGAGTCGAAAAAACCTCTCAACTTTTGGGAAAAACTAGTTATGCGTCAATTGTTGGATCAGTGGTCTCATCCTGCTTTTGCTAGTATAGAAGGCTTTGCCGAACTTCTCAGCGCTACAGGATTAGTGGCAGGAGAAGTTATGACCACGGATTGGACAAAAGAAACCCTACCTTCTTGGTTAGATTCTATTTGGCAAGGTATAGTTAGACCTAAAGGTTTAATCCTTTTTGGTTTCTCAGGATTCCTCAAATCTCTTCGAGAAGTACCTACTATATTACTTATGTACTTAGCATTTAGTACAGGTCTTTGTCGTTTTGGTATGTTTAAGGCGGTTAGAACTACAGCAGATTGTCAAGAACTACAAGAAGTTTAA